A DNA window from Polyangium spumosum contains the following coding sequences:
- a CDS encoding TRAP transporter large permease — translation MKPWVIVIILLTLVGMPLFAVMGGISILSWLGSDIADQRFVRFIAANVLEDKFSNSPILVTIPLFTFVGYLMAESKTPDRIVRAASAVLGWMPGGLAIVCIVASAFFTTLTGGSGVTIVAIGGLLYPALRRQGYSERFTLGLVTTAGAMGLLFFPSPLVMVYAFIAGVDVTRAYKATFPPGLLLMVLLCGYAFWEGLRSGIPRARFDVDEVGKALWHVKWELATPLLVGLGLTTGLMELDESAAAAAVYTLIVEVFVYKDLTGRKVVKVARDAMTLSGAIILILAMATAMTNYIIQERIPQAILEWFTTRGMNAAWQFILVLNVFLFILGMLMDAFSALLVALPLLIPLAATFQVNPFHLAVMFLLNLEIAYVTPPVGLNLFISSFRFSRPIVDVYRVVLPFVALLALGLGIVLVVPSLSSFTIAGDVAQARAQAAQNGLPPRDAWLLECVQEDTNNLKPCTKEDVEKWGADGMGLAAKEPENPAPTGDVVPAVDSGEDAGAGSNEMDDLLKEMLGEGAADAGAPDAEAPKEADPMDDLLKEMLEAGKDGG, via the coding sequence ATGAAGCCCTGGGTGATCGTCATCATCCTCCTCACGCTCGTGGGGATGCCGCTCTTCGCCGTGATGGGCGGCATCTCCATCCTGTCGTGGCTCGGCTCGGACATCGCCGATCAGCGCTTCGTGCGCTTCATCGCGGCGAACGTCCTCGAGGACAAGTTCTCGAATTCGCCGATCCTCGTCACGATCCCGCTCTTCACGTTCGTCGGTTACCTGATGGCCGAGTCGAAGACGCCCGACCGTATCGTGCGCGCGGCGTCGGCGGTGCTCGGGTGGATGCCGGGTGGCCTCGCGATCGTGTGCATCGTGGCGAGCGCGTTCTTCACGACGCTCACGGGCGGCAGCGGCGTCACGATCGTGGCCATCGGCGGCCTCCTGTATCCGGCGCTCCGGCGTCAGGGTTATTCGGAGCGGTTCACGCTCGGGCTCGTCACGACGGCGGGCGCGATGGGCCTGCTCTTCTTCCCGAGCCCGCTCGTGATGGTCTACGCCTTCATCGCGGGTGTCGACGTCACGCGCGCCTACAAGGCCACGTTCCCGCCGGGTTTGCTCCTCATGGTGCTGCTCTGCGGCTACGCCTTCTGGGAGGGGCTGCGCTCGGGCATCCCGCGCGCGCGCTTCGACGTCGACGAGGTCGGCAAGGCCCTCTGGCACGTGAAATGGGAGCTCGCGACGCCGCTGCTCGTGGGCCTCGGCCTCACGACGGGGCTCATGGAGCTCGACGAGAGCGCGGCGGCGGCGGCCGTCTACACGCTGATCGTGGAGGTCTTCGTCTACAAGGACCTCACGGGGCGCAAGGTCGTCAAGGTCGCGCGCGACGCGATGACGCTCTCGGGCGCGATCATCCTCATCCTCGCCATGGCCACGGCCATGACGAACTACATCATCCAGGAGCGCATCCCGCAGGCGATCCTCGAGTGGTTCACCACGCGCGGCATGAACGCGGCGTGGCAGTTCATCCTCGTCCTGAACGTCTTCCTCTTCATCCTCGGCATGCTGATGGACGCGTTCAGCGCGTTGCTCGTCGCGCTGCCGCTTTTGATCCCGCTCGCCGCGACGTTCCAGGTGAACCCCTTCCACCTCGCGGTGATGTTCCTCCTGAACCTCGAGATCGCCTACGTGACCCCGCCCGTGGGCCTGAACCTCTTCATCTCGAGCTTCCGGTTCTCGCGCCCGATCGTCGACGTCTACCGCGTCGTCCTGCCCTTCGTCGCGCTGCTCGCGCTGGGGCTCGGGATCGTGCTCGTGGTGCCGTCCTTGTCGAGCTTCACGATCGCGGGTGACGTCGCGCAGGCGCGGGCGCAGGCCGCGCAGAACGGCCTCCCGCCGCGCGACGCGTGGCTGCTCGAGTGCGTGCAAGAGGACACGAACAACCTCAAGCCCTGCACGAAGGAAGACGTCGAGAAGTGGGGCGCGGACGGGATGGGCTTGGCGGCGAAGGAGCCCGAGAACCCCGCGCCCACCGGCGACGTCGTACCCGCGGTGGACAGCGGCGAGGACGCGGGCGCGGGCTCGAACGAGATGGATGATCTGCTGAAGGAGATGCTCGGCGAGGGCGCGGCGGACGCCGGAGCGCCCGACGCGGAGGCGCCGAAGGAGGCGGATCCGATGGATGACTTGCTGAAGGAGATGCTCGAAGCGGGCAAGGACGGGGGCTGA
- the ahcY gene encoding adenosylhomocysteinase, with amino-acid sequence MSEKPRFKVADLSLADWGRKEIRIAEKEMPGLMALRAEYGKSKPLAGARIAGCLHMTIQTAVLIETLRELGAEVTWTSCNIYSTQDHAAAAIAATGVPVFAWKGETLEEYDWCIEQQLYAFEGGKGPNMILDDGGDLTTMVHEKYPQLFEGPDPVRGISEETTTGVNRLYDMHRKGLLRVPSFNVNNSVTKSKFDNLYGCRESLGDGIKRATDVMFAGKVAVVCGYGDVGKGCAQSLRGLGARVIVTEIDPICALQAAMEGYEVRTLESVAHVGDIFVTATGCKDVVRAEHMQRMKDEAILCNIGHFDSEIQIAWLETNPEIKEENIKPQVDHFIFPDGKRLIVLARGRLVNLGCATGHPSFVMSTSFSNQVLAQIALWTEKYPLGVHLLPKKLDEKVAALHLAKLGVELSTLTKDQADYIGVPVEGPFKPENYRY; translated from the coding sequence ATGAGCGAAAAACCCCGCTTCAAGGTCGCCGATCTCAGCCTCGCCGACTGGGGCCGCAAGGAGATCCGCATCGCCGAGAAGGAGATGCCCGGCCTCATGGCGCTGCGCGCCGAGTACGGCAAGTCGAAGCCCCTCGCGGGCGCTCGTATCGCGGGCTGCCTGCACATGACCATCCAGACCGCGGTCCTGATCGAGACCTTGCGCGAGCTCGGCGCCGAGGTGACCTGGACGAGCTGCAACATCTACTCGACGCAGGATCACGCGGCCGCGGCGATCGCGGCGACGGGCGTGCCGGTCTTCGCCTGGAAGGGCGAGACGCTCGAGGAGTACGACTGGTGCATCGAGCAGCAGCTCTACGCCTTCGAGGGCGGCAAAGGCCCGAACATGATCCTCGACGACGGCGGTGACCTGACCACGATGGTCCACGAGAAGTACCCGCAGCTCTTCGAGGGCCCGGATCCGGTGCGCGGCATCAGCGAGGAGACGACGACGGGCGTCAACCGGCTCTACGACATGCACCGCAAGGGCCTGCTGCGCGTGCCGTCGTTCAACGTGAACAACTCGGTCACGAAGTCGAAGTTCGACAACCTCTACGGCTGCCGCGAGTCGCTCGGCGACGGCATCAAGCGCGCGACGGACGTGATGTTCGCGGGCAAGGTCGCGGTCGTCTGCGGCTACGGCGACGTCGGCAAGGGCTGCGCGCAGTCGCTCCGCGGCCTCGGCGCGCGCGTCATCGTCACGGAGATCGACCCGATCTGCGCGCTGCAAGCCGCGATGGAGGGCTACGAGGTCCGCACGCTCGAGTCGGTCGCGCACGTGGGCGACATCTTCGTGACCGCGACGGGCTGCAAGGACGTCGTCCGCGCCGAGCACATGCAGCGGATGAAGGACGAGGCGATCCTCTGCAACATCGGCCACTTCGACTCCGAGATCCAGATCGCCTGGCTCGAGACGAACCCCGAGATCAAAGAGGAGAACATCAAGCCGCAGGTCGATCACTTCATCTTCCCCGACGGCAAGCGCCTCATCGTGCTCGCCCGCGGGAGGCTCGTGAACCTCGGCTGCGCCACGGGCCACCCGTCGTTCGTGATGTCGACCTCGTTCTCGAACCAGGTCCTCGCCCAGATCGCCCTCTGGACCGAGAAGTACCCGCTCGGCGTGCACCTGCTGCCGAAGAAGCTCGATGAGAAGGTCGCCGCGCTGCACCTCGCCAAGCTCGGCGTGGAGCTGTCGACGCTCACGAAGGATCAGGCCGACTACATCGGCGTGCCCGTCGAGGGCCCGTTCAAGCCGGAAAACTACCGGTACTGA
- a CDS encoding methyltransferase, producing the protein MHDPMGPGGRLPSDAASRWELYRLLADPVRPRLLALAAAEELGVGELSELLREGQPKISRHAAALRDAGLLLARKQGTWTLLRLSPGAATDPVVADAVRAGTAACEADGAMERIGEVIAGRDAATREFFARGGRPSRSGPPLELGAYLAAFAPLLAHRALAVDVGTGDGALLEVLSPLFDRVIAVDRAEAQLALAEERIRRRELANVELVQGEYDAPALRDVVASRAADAGGADVVFAARVLHHAPKPARAMAALSDLARPQGGAVCVLDYEAHDDQALCEQEADLWQGFDPETLRRLAVDAGLSDVTIRRLPRAWQGDGPDRHLVWQLLVGRRSEGTTRTAEMDKRTR; encoded by the coding sequence ATGCACGACCCGATGGGCCCGGGGGGGCGTCTGCCCTCGGACGCCGCGAGCCGGTGGGAGCTCTACCGGCTCCTGGCCGATCCGGTGCGCCCGCGGCTGCTCGCGCTGGCAGCGGCCGAGGAGCTCGGCGTCGGGGAGCTCTCGGAGCTGCTCCGGGAAGGTCAGCCGAAGATCTCGCGGCACGCCGCGGCGCTCCGGGACGCGGGGCTCTTGCTCGCGCGCAAGCAAGGCACGTGGACGTTGCTCCGGCTCTCGCCTGGCGCCGCGACGGATCCCGTGGTGGCCGACGCGGTGCGGGCCGGGACGGCCGCCTGCGAGGCCGACGGGGCGATGGAGCGGATCGGCGAGGTGATCGCCGGTCGCGACGCCGCGACGCGTGAGTTTTTTGCGCGCGGCGGGAGGCCCTCGCGGTCCGGCCCGCCGCTCGAGCTCGGCGCGTATCTCGCGGCGTTCGCGCCGCTCCTCGCGCATCGCGCCCTCGCGGTGGACGTGGGCACGGGCGACGGCGCGCTGCTCGAGGTGCTCTCGCCGCTCTTCGATCGGGTGATCGCGGTGGATCGCGCCGAGGCGCAGCTCGCGCTCGCGGAGGAGCGCATCCGGCGGCGCGAGCTCGCGAACGTGGAGCTCGTGCAGGGCGAATACGACGCGCCCGCGCTGCGCGACGTGGTCGCTTCGAGGGCGGCTGATGCGGGCGGCGCGGACGTGGTGTTCGCCGCGCGCGTCTTGCATCACGCGCCGAAGCCGGCCCGCGCGATGGCCGCGCTCTCGGATCTCGCGCGCCCCCAGGGTGGCGCGGTGTGCGTGCTCGACTACGAGGCGCACGACGATCAGGCCCTCTGCGAGCAGGAGGCCGATCTCTGGCAAGGCTTCGATCCCGAGACCCTGCGGCGGCTCGCCGTGGACGCGGGTCTCTCGGACGTGACGATTCGCCGTCTCCCACGCGCATGGCAGGGAGATGGCCCGGACAGGCACCTCGTCTGGCAGCTTCTGGTCGGTCGGCGCAGCGAGGGAACCACACGGACCGCCGAGATGGACAAGAGGACACGATGA
- a CDS encoding bifunctional aldolase/short-chain dehydrogenase: MESRYRAAEAAQFVETYGPRWGEDLALRVYTSRLLGQEPDLVLHGGGNTSVKTKVTELVGDVTDVLYVKGSGWDLGAIEPDGFPACRLAQLRRICELPSLTDEQMVSLLRSHMLEPSAPTPSVEALLHAYLPFKYIDHTHADAVLTVVDQPGSSKLVREVFGDRALFIPYVMPGFALAKRVADLWRALSRAGREPNVMILDKHGIFTWGDTALESYERMIANVTRAERWLEEASAISRRTLSSPSPDACARLAPMIRGALTRASGERWICSFRMSPQLLAFCDRDDLDEVSQKGPATPDHVLRTKPLPLLLPPLSPDDKLKTKATIEAAISAYAESYRAYFRRCSAMRPGDRKELDPWPRVVLIEGLGALTLGKSRKDAEIAADIYEHTSAIIEQTTANAGYEPASELDIFDVEYWSLEQAKLKKSAGGGKPLDRHVAFVTGAASGIGLATARVLLAAGAHVTMTDCDEAALEQTAKPLLDAHGDRVFLLPCDVTSKDAARAAIRKSTLRFGGLDVVVSNAGAAFEGPIYGEQGDSSLRASLELNLLGHQNVARFAADVMIQQGAGGVLLFNASKSAFNQGPDFGPYAVPKAALVALMRQYAVDLAPYGIRANAVNADRIRTGIFAGGMLEARARARGVGVDEYFRANLLRRETTAADVAQAFLYLATAEATTGCVITVDGGNAAAFPR; encoded by the coding sequence GTGGAGTCACGCTACCGCGCCGCAGAAGCCGCCCAGTTCGTCGAGACGTACGGCCCGCGCTGGGGCGAGGATCTCGCCCTGCGCGTCTACACCTCGCGCCTGCTCGGACAGGAACCGGACCTCGTCCTGCACGGAGGCGGCAACACGTCCGTGAAGACGAAGGTGACCGAGCTCGTCGGCGACGTGACCGACGTGCTCTACGTGAAGGGGAGCGGCTGGGATCTCGGCGCGATCGAGCCCGACGGGTTCCCCGCTTGCCGGCTCGCGCAGCTCCGCCGTATCTGCGAGCTGCCGAGCTTGACCGACGAGCAGATGGTCTCGCTCCTGCGCTCGCACATGCTCGAGCCGAGCGCGCCGACGCCCTCGGTCGAGGCCCTGCTCCACGCCTACCTGCCCTTCAAGTACATCGACCACACCCACGCCGACGCGGTGCTCACCGTCGTCGATCAGCCGGGATCGAGCAAGCTCGTGCGCGAGGTCTTCGGCGATCGCGCGCTCTTCATCCCTTACGTGATGCCCGGCTTCGCGCTGGCGAAGAGGGTCGCCGATCTCTGGCGAGCGCTGAGCCGCGCGGGTCGCGAGCCGAACGTGATGATCCTCGACAAGCACGGGATCTTCACGTGGGGCGACACCGCGCTGGAGAGCTACGAGCGCATGATCGCGAACGTGACGCGCGCCGAGCGCTGGCTCGAAGAGGCCTCGGCCATCTCGCGGCGCACGCTCTCGAGCCCCTCCCCCGACGCCTGCGCGCGCCTCGCGCCGATGATCCGCGGCGCCCTCACCCGCGCCTCCGGCGAGCGCTGGATCTGCTCCTTCCGCATGAGCCCGCAGCTTCTCGCGTTCTGCGACCGCGACGACCTCGACGAGGTCTCGCAGAAGGGCCCGGCCACGCCCGATCACGTGCTGCGCACGAAGCCTCTGCCGCTGCTCCTGCCGCCGCTCTCCCCCGACGACAAACTCAAGACGAAGGCCACGATCGAGGCCGCGATCTCGGCCTACGCGGAGAGCTACAGGGCCTACTTCCGCCGCTGCTCGGCGATGCGACCGGGCGATCGCAAGGAGCTCGACCCCTGGCCGCGCGTCGTGCTCATCGAGGGCCTCGGCGCGCTCACCCTGGGCAAGAGCCGCAAGGACGCCGAGATCGCGGCGGACATCTACGAGCACACGTCGGCCATCATCGAGCAGACCACGGCGAACGCCGGCTACGAGCCCGCGAGCGAGCTCGACATCTTCGACGTGGAGTACTGGAGCCTCGAGCAAGCCAAGCTGAAGAAGAGCGCAGGCGGGGGCAAGCCGCTCGATCGGCACGTCGCCTTCGTGACGGGCGCGGCGTCGGGGATCGGCCTCGCCACGGCGCGCGTGTTGCTCGCGGCGGGCGCACACGTGACGATGACCGATTGCGACGAGGCGGCCCTGGAGCAGACGGCCAAGCCGCTCCTCGATGCCCACGGCGATCGGGTCTTCCTCCTGCCCTGCGACGTGACGTCGAAGGACGCGGCGCGCGCGGCGATCCGCAAGTCGACGCTGCGCTTCGGCGGGCTCGACGTCGTCGTTTCGAACGCGGGGGCGGCCTTCGAGGGCCCGATCTACGGGGAACAAGGCGACAGCTCGCTGCGCGCCTCGCTGGAGCTGAACCTGCTCGGCCACCAGAACGTCGCGCGGTTCGCCGCCGACGTGATGATCCAGCAAGGCGCGGGCGGCGTGCTCCTCTTCAACGCGTCGAAGAGCGCCTTCAACCAGGGCCCGGATTTCGGCCCGTACGCCGTCCCCAAGGCCGCCCTCGTCGCGCTCATGCGCCAGTACGCCGTGGATCTCGCGCCCTACGGGATCCGCGCGAACGCGGTGAACGCCGACCGCATCCGCACGGGCATCTTCGCCGGCGGCATGCTCGAGGCCCGCGCCCGCGCGCGAGGTGTCGGCGTGGATGAATATTTCCGGGCAAACCTGCTCCGGCGCGAGACGACCGCGGCCGACGTGGCGCAGGCCTTTTTGTACCTCGCCACGGCCGAGGCGACGACGGGCTGCGTCATCACGGTCGACGGAGGAAATGCCGCGGCGTTCCCGCGTTGA
- a CDS encoding TRAP transporter TatT component family protein gives MRPFQTLSALAFCALSLSSTGCIKQMVLEGQIAGTREASAAIDTMTDYEVAKTIAFNGIGQFEGMHYLAPDNEDALYMLAKGWTSGTFAFIEDEMEQAEDEEGLEGPRYLSLKNRAIAGYDRGLQYALQLLSLYHPGFEDARKNDETIRAYTAEFTDPERDAPALFWAGYAWISKVNVQKEDPAAVADLWIGVALMERSVALDPRFMNGSGHTILGAYHARTAMAELEDAKKHFDQAIAIHGGKMLLTQVQYAAKYHCLKGDKDAYVKALTEVVEAGDVFPEQRLTNVVAKRRAARYLGKVRMRECGF, from the coding sequence GTGCGTCCCTTCCAAACCCTCTCCGCCCTCGCGTTTTGTGCCCTGTCTCTATCGAGCACGGGGTGCATCAAGCAGATGGTCCTCGAAGGCCAGATCGCGGGCACCCGCGAAGCCTCCGCGGCGATCGACACGATGACCGACTACGAGGTCGCGAAGACGATCGCCTTCAACGGCATCGGCCAGTTCGAGGGCATGCATTACCTCGCCCCGGACAACGAGGACGCGCTCTACATGCTCGCGAAGGGCTGGACGAGCGGCACGTTCGCCTTCATCGAGGACGAGATGGAGCAGGCCGAGGACGAGGAGGGCCTCGAAGGTCCGCGTTATCTGTCGCTGAAAAACCGCGCGATCGCGGGCTACGATCGCGGCCTGCAGTACGCGCTGCAGCTCCTCTCGCTCTACCACCCGGGCTTCGAGGACGCGCGGAAGAACGACGAGACGATCCGCGCGTACACCGCAGAGTTCACGGATCCCGAGCGCGACGCCCCTGCCCTCTTCTGGGCCGGCTACGCGTGGATCAGCAAGGTGAACGTCCAGAAGGAGGACCCCGCCGCCGTCGCGGATCTGTGGATCGGCGTCGCGCTCATGGAGCGATCGGTCGCGCTCGATCCGAGGTTCATGAACGGCAGCGGTCACACGATCCTCGGCGCGTACCACGCGCGCACCGCGATGGCCGAGCTCGAGGACGCGAAGAAGCACTTCGATCAGGCGATCGCCATCCACGGCGGCAAGATGCTGCTGACGCAGGTGCAGTACGCCGCGAAATACCATTGCTTGAAGGGCGACAAGGACGCGTACGTGAAAGCGCTGACCGAGGTCGTCGAGGCCGGCGACGTCTTCCCGGAGCAACGGCTGACGAACGTGGTCGCGAAGCGCCGCGCCGCGCGTTACCTCGGGAAGGTGCGCATGCGCGAGTGCGGGTTCTGA
- a CDS encoding M16 family metallopeptidase has translation MLIHHDLVLPNGLPLVIVPQPSVHRAVAALFLRTGSRFETARTNGISHFLEHMVFRGTKDLPSAHAQALAFERLGGTLYAATYVDHGVMSISVPPRNFEQVIALLGEVTTVPRFSDLEIERGIVREEILEDLDDDGRIIDADNLARALMYQEHPLGYTITGGLDTLALFDEPMLRAHHARHYTTSNAVLCLSGNLDPERVIKAAERAFAPMPRGSRISAAPPPNGQKKPRFEFIENQSSQTELRVAFRAVSEKDKLEPAVEMLLRVLDDGMSTRLYERICDRLGLCYDVSGMFEAYEDDGVVDIAAGAAHERATVVLKEIFALVHELASHGPTPEELDKAKNRHLWSVEAMLDDADAIASFYGLAAFADIARTPMARHEELASVTIADVRDAAQRIFRPERMTTVAVGLLSRAEEGRMERAVKNFGG, from the coding sequence ATGCTGATCCACCACGACCTCGTCCTCCCGAACGGGCTGCCGCTCGTCATCGTGCCGCAGCCGAGCGTACACCGCGCGGTCGCGGCGTTGTTCCTGCGTACGGGCTCGCGTTTCGAGACCGCACGGACGAACGGAATTTCGCACTTCCTTGAACACATGGTCTTCCGGGGGACGAAGGATCTCCCGTCGGCCCACGCGCAGGCCCTCGCGTTCGAGCGCCTCGGCGGGACGCTCTACGCCGCGACCTACGTGGATCACGGCGTGATGAGCATCTCGGTTCCGCCGCGGAACTTCGAGCAGGTGATCGCGCTGCTCGGCGAAGTGACGACGGTGCCGCGCTTCTCGGATCTCGAGATCGAGCGCGGCATCGTGCGCGAGGAGATCCTCGAGGACCTCGACGACGACGGGCGCATCATCGACGCCGACAACCTCGCGCGCGCGCTGATGTACCAGGAGCACCCGCTCGGCTACACGATCACGGGCGGCCTCGACACGCTCGCGCTCTTCGACGAGCCGATGCTGCGCGCCCACCACGCGCGCCATTACACGACGTCGAACGCCGTCCTCTGCCTGTCGGGCAACCTCGACCCGGAGCGCGTGATCAAGGCGGCCGAGCGTGCGTTTGCGCCGATGCCCAGGGGCAGCCGCATCAGCGCGGCGCCGCCGCCGAACGGACAGAAGAAGCCGCGCTTCGAGTTCATCGAGAACCAGTCGAGCCAGACGGAGCTCCGCGTCGCGTTCCGCGCGGTGAGCGAGAAGGACAAGCTCGAGCCGGCCGTGGAGATGCTCCTGCGCGTGCTCGACGACGGCATGTCGACGCGCCTCTACGAGCGCATCTGCGACAGGCTCGGCCTCTGTTACGACGTGTCGGGCATGTTCGAGGCGTACGAGGACGACGGGGTCGTCGACATCGCCGCGGGCGCGGCGCACGAGCGTGCGACCGTGGTGCTCAAGGAGATCTTCGCCCTCGTGCACGAGCTCGCCTCGCACGGGCCCACGCCCGAGGAGCTCGACAAGGCGAAGAACCGCCACCTCTGGTCCGTGGAGGCCATGCTCGACGACGCCGACGCCATCGCGAGCTTCTACGGCCTCGCCGCCTTCGCGGACATCGCCCGGACGCCGATGGCGCGGCACGAGGAGCTCGCCAGCGTGACGATCGCCGACGTGCGCGACGCCGCCCAGCGTATATTCCGTCCCGAGCGGATGACCACGGTCGCCGTGGGCCTGCTCAGCCGCGCGGAAGAGGGGCGGATGGAGCGAGCGGTCAAGAACTTTGGCGGATGA
- a CDS encoding TRAP transporter small permease: MAGERDEEKDPVEAEEPSEAEPSASTKDDEPQATTSREEGAKTSAEPPRAGAAWATPFVRLERALTWFESRLLFLVLLALVFALVAWISLRGLASPVQADNAAGTVFRALLGAALLGALARFGTSRARIDDEKRRAIVTVVAMAIGVAIAPAWREVGVDRFDAILNWLQEGSSLTLFGGLRGVATRLTLLVALIGASLAAARSKHINIDVVLRFMQPKLRPFVHVAGALATAAVCFTAGFGFFDYVSIEGFGQPKEAPLAEKIAGVRRASSLHFFVLRKQVALDLRAMPEVVFKGVRWDTPSRMNGRAWNTWLDEAGFGERFTAEELVMMKAPPEAEEQPRIAVVNLPGESARGLLIHDMNLMWLVGLWMIGLRVLLRALLVASGHASVEPDAEEPDEDDEPTAPAAAGEGAR, from the coding sequence ATGGCAGGCGAACGCGACGAAGAGAAGGACCCGGTCGAGGCCGAGGAGCCGAGCGAGGCCGAACCTTCGGCGAGCACGAAGGACGACGAACCGCAGGCCACGACGTCGCGTGAAGAAGGAGCCAAGACGAGCGCCGAGCCGCCCCGCGCGGGCGCCGCGTGGGCGACGCCGTTCGTGCGGCTCGAGCGTGCGCTCACGTGGTTCGAATCGCGGCTTCTCTTCCTGGTCCTGCTCGCGCTCGTGTTCGCGCTCGTCGCGTGGATCTCGCTGCGTGGCCTCGCCTCGCCCGTGCAAGCGGACAACGCGGCGGGGACGGTCTTTCGGGCGCTGCTCGGCGCGGCGCTGCTCGGCGCGCTCGCGCGGTTCGGCACCAGCCGCGCCAGGATCGACGACGAGAAGAGGCGCGCGATCGTGACGGTCGTCGCGATGGCCATCGGCGTCGCGATCGCGCCGGCGTGGCGCGAGGTCGGCGTCGATCGCTTCGACGCGATCCTCAACTGGCTCCAGGAGGGCTCGTCGCTCACGCTCTTCGGCGGCCTGCGTGGCGTCGCCACGCGCCTCACCTTGCTCGTCGCGCTCATCGGCGCGTCGCTCGCCGCGGCGCGATCGAAGCACATCAACATCGACGTCGTGCTGCGCTTCATGCAGCCGAAGCTCCGCCCCTTCGTGCACGTCGCGGGCGCCCTCGCGACCGCCGCCGTCTGCTTCACCGCGGGCTTCGGGTTCTTCGATTACGTCTCGATCGAGGGCTTCGGCCAGCCCAAGGAGGCGCCGCTCGCCGAGAAGATCGCGGGCGTCCGGCGCGCCTCGTCGCTGCACTTCTTCGTCCTTCGCAAGCAGGTCGCGCTCGATCTGCGGGCCATGCCGGAGGTCGTCTTCAAAGGGGTCCGCTGGGACACTCCTTCACGGATGAACGGTCGCGCCTGGAACACGTGGCTCGACGAGGCAGGGTTTGGCGAGCGCTTCACCGCGGAGGAGCTCGTGATGATGAAGGCGCCGCCGGAGGCCGAGGAGCAGCCGCGCATCGCGGTCGTGAACCTGCCCGGGGAGAGCGCGCGTGGCTTGCTCATCCACGACATGAACCTCATGTGGCTCGTGGGCCTCTGGATGATCGGCCTGCGCGTGCTCCTGCGCGCGTTGCTCGTCGCGTCGGGCCACGCCTCGGTCGAGCCCGACGCCGAAGAGCCCGACGAGGACGACGAACCCACCGCGCCTGCGGCGGCCGGGGAGGGAGCGCGATGA